TGTTCAGTTCGGTTCCGGGCAGGAATGCCGGCGTGAAGAAAGGGAACCCCTGAATATGGTCCCAATGCGTGTGCCCGATCAGGAGGTGAATCCGGTGAGGTCCGGCGCGCCGCAACATATCGAGGCCCAGAACGCGGATTCCAGTGCCGCAGTCGAAAACCAGGGTATTGCCGTCTTTAGTGCGGACTTCGACGCATGAAGTATTGCCGCCGTAGATGGCGGTTCGCTGTCCCGGCGTGGGGATTGAACCGCGAGTCCCCCAAAAGCGTACGTGCATCCGTTGCCTCTTATCGTTCCCCTGATCTCGGGGCCTCCTGCTCGATATCAGAAGTTTCCCGATATTCGCAGCCCCACAAGTTTCAGTCAAGCTCTATTGCGGTCCGGAGCAGGAGAAGTATATTCTCCTCAAATGCTTTCCGATCAGCGGCCTTGGGGCGCCTTCACGGTCCTCGATGAAACGCCTGGCTACAAAGTCAAACGGATCGAGGTTTTTCCTGAAAAGCGGCTGAGCTACCAGCGTCACGAACGCCGATCCGAGCACTGGATGATCGTCTCCGGGACGGCGAAAGTCACCCTCGACGGCCGGGAAATCATCCTCAAGAGCGGGGAAACGGTCGATATCCCGGCGAAGTCGGCGCATCGCATCGAAAATGTCGGCGCCGTTACGATGGTTTTCATCGAGATTCAGACCGGAACCTACTTCGGTGAGGACGATATTGAGCGCCTGCAGGATGACTATGGCCGCGTGAAGTAGAAGGGGCTTTATTGCCGCAAGCATCATTGGAAGTTGCTGCATTTCAAATTTAGAACTGCAAAAACTTCCAATGATGCATTGGTGCAACAGAAATCTGTTTTAAGATCCGCCCATTGGCTATACTGTCCCCGCCCCGCCCTTTCCCCAAAGTTCCATCCACATGCTTTCCGACGAAGAGATTTTTTTCATGTATGGGAAAAATGCTGTCATTTCCCGGAGCGGCCGTTTCACATTCGTTCATCTTGATCGGCCTTCCATGGACCTGGTGGACGCGAGAACTGCGAATTTCGACCCGGACGAATTTTTCGAATGTGACTGCAGCATTTGCGGACTTATGAAGGAAGGCGGAGTTGTGGTCTTCGACGACTCTCCCTACGAAGACGAGGAGATTTTGTTAGAGTAATAGACCAGCAATCCAATAGGAGGGTCTTCGTGCTTCGACTCCGTCGAATTGCAACCGGGTTTGCCTTGGCCGCGATGATCGCGGCGGCAGCGATTTACGTCGTTCCGCCTCCGGACAATTCGCCCAAGAGCCTTCCGGAGAGGTTTTCCGATGAGGAATTCTGGAAGATCGTTACGAATTTCTCGGAAAACGGCGGTTACTTCCGTTCCGACAATTTCATTTCGAACGAGAGCACCTTTCAGTGGGTGGTGCCGGATCTGAGTAAGAACCGCAAGCAGGGCGGCGTCTACCTCGGCGTCGGTCCGGACCAGAATTTCACATACATCGTTGCCCTGCACCCGGCGGTCGCCTTTATCACGGATATCCGGCGTCAGAACATGCTGCTCCACCTGATGTACAAGGTGCTTTTTGAAATGTCTGCGGATCGGGCGGAGTTCCTCTCGAAGCTTTTCGGCCGTCACATACCTGCGGTGGTGAACGACTCCGATGACCTGGAGACGATGCTGAAGGCCTTCAATGCAGAAAAAGCGGATCAGACCCTGGCCAGAAATACATTCATAGCAATGATGGGTCGGCTGCGGGAAGGACATCATTTCCTGCTCACGCCCGAAGATGCCGGATCGATCGATTACGTTTACAAGGCGTTTGTGGCGGGCGGTCCGGAGATTCGTTATTCCTTTCCAAATCAGTATGCGTGGCGCCGATTTCCCAGCTATTCGGAACTGATGCTCGAGACCGATTCGAGTGGTGAGAGCCACAGCTACATGGCGTCGGAAGAGAATTTCCAGACCATGAAAAAGCTGGAGTCGGAGAATCGGATCATTCCAATTGTCGGAGACTTTGCCGGGGACAAGGCGCTGCGGTCGGTGGCGAAATACCTGAAGCGGCACGGCGCGCCAGTCACCGCGTTCTATACGTCGAATGTGGAGTTTTATCTCTTTCAGAGCGACGACTGGAGAAAGTACCTCAGTAACGTCTCTAAACTGCCGCTGGAGCGGGACAGCGTTTTCATTCGCGCTTACTTCAATAACTACGGACCGCCCTACACGAAGGCGTCGAATTCCCGTTCTGAAACTCTGGTCGACGGAATGCAGGATCTGGTCGCCGCTTTCAAGGCCGGCCAGATCCACAGTTATTTCGATGTCATCAAGCGGTCAACGGCCCCTTAGAGTAACAGGGATTCCTGGCGCTGTTTGAGCCGGCGGGCGTGAAGTATCGGTTCATTCAGGAAGCGGACGAAAGGCGCCATGCCCTTAAACGTTTCCACGATCAATTTAAAGAACTGCGGGCTGACCGCGGTCTCCGCAGGAAAGCTTCGGGCGGCAAGGAAGTTTTTATGCCGGAGATAGTCTGCCGCCGGATGGTCCGCGCGGAAGCCGCGAGGGATGCGGGCGAGTTGGTCTCCGGTGACTTCACCAAACAGGTTTTTAAACCGCTTACTTCGAATGACCTTGAAAAAGGCCTCCGGATCGTCGGCAATCCGCTGCCGGACCCGGGCGAGATCTTCCGGTTCAGGCATGTACAACCCTCCGCCAATAAACACTTCCGAGGGAGCGATGTGCAGATAAAAGCCGGAGCCGTCATGCTTACCCAGTCCGGATCTCGGAAAGCTGGCCGCGACATGTGTTTTGTATGGCGATTTATCCTTTGAAAATCGCGTGTCCCTGTAGATACGATAGGCGGAAACCTTGGGTGTCGCCATCATTTCGGGTGCGAATCGCCGGAATTCCGCGGCCAGAGCGCCAATCAAGGCCTCCATCGGCTGCTTCACGTGCTGTTCGTAAATACTTTTGTGCTCCTGGAACCATTCCCTATTATTATGGCGCTTCAACGATCGAAGGAACTGAAGCCCTTCTTTCGGAAACGCATTGAACGCCCTGTTTGTCATGGGCCAACGATTATATGAGAGCAGAAGTGAAATCGCCTCACTCGATCCTGGATAAGTACACAGCGCTGCTCGATATTTCCTGCCGCCTGAATTCAGAAAAGAACTTCGATCAGCTGCTGAAGCTGATCGCGGATGAGGCGACGAAACACGTAGACGCCGAACGCGCCACCATTTTCATTCTGGACCGGAATAGAGGCGAACTTTGGGCGAAGGTGGCTCTCGGCGTGTCGGATACGATCCGCTTCGATGCGCGGCTCGGGATCGCCGGGGCGGTGCTCATTGCGGCAAAATCGCTGGTGGTTGAGGACGCGTATAAGTCTCCGCTGTTCTATCCTTCAATTGATTCGATCACCGGATACCACACGCGGAACATTCTGAGCGTGCCCTTGCGGGCGCCGAAACAAGACATCATCGGCGTGTTCCAGGTTCTCAATAAGCGGGAAGGGAAGTTCACCACCGAGGACGAGCACTTCGTTCAGGCCCTGGCGAACCAGGCGTCGATTGCCTTAGAGAATGCGCAGGCGCTGACGGAGCTCGAGACCCGGCAGCAGGAGTTGATCGAAGAGAATCAGAGTCTTCGGAAGGAAGTCGAGGAACGCTTCACCAACAGGAGCATTCTGGGGACGAGCTCGAAGATCAACGATATCCGTACGCTCATCGACAGGACGGCCGAAACTTCGGTTTCGGTTCTGGTCACCGGAGAGAACGGAACCGGAAAGGAACTCTCCGCCCGCGCCGTCCACTACATGAGCCCGCGCCGCACAAA
This is a stretch of genomic DNA from Terriglobia bacterium. It encodes these proteins:
- a CDS encoding phosphomannose isomerase type II C-terminal cupin domain; translation: MLSDQRPWGAFTVLDETPGYKVKRIEVFPEKRLSYQRHERRSEHWMIVSGTAKVTLDGREIILKSGETVDIPAKSAHRIENVGAVTMVFIEIQTGTYFGEDDIERLQDDYGRVK
- a CDS encoding DUF2461 domain-containing protein translates to MTNRAFNAFPKEGLQFLRSLKRHNNREWFQEHKSIYEQHVKQPMEALIGALAAEFRRFAPEMMATPKVSAYRIYRDTRFSKDKSPYKTHVAASFPRSGLGKHDGSGFYLHIAPSEVFIGGGLYMPEPEDLARVRQRIADDPEAFFKVIRSKRFKNLFGEVTGDQLARIPRGFRADHPAADYLRHKNFLAARSFPAETAVSPQFFKLIVETFKGMAPFVRFLNEPILHARRLKQRQESLLL